Proteins co-encoded in one Nicotiana sylvestris chromosome 7, ASM39365v2, whole genome shotgun sequence genomic window:
- the LOC104242502 gene encoding protein yippee-like At5g53940 — protein sequence MGRIFVVDLEGRTYNCKFCKTQLALSDDLVSRAFHCRSGKAYLFSNAVNITFGPHEERMMLSGMHTVADIFCCCCGQIVGWKYEAAHEKSQKYKEGKYVLERGRIVDGVDSEFYIDTRPSMSDAEDA from the exons ATGGGGAGGATATTTGTGGTGGATCTTGAAGGCAGAACTTACAATTGCAAATTCTGCAAAACCCAACTTGCCCTTTCTGATGACCTTGTTTCCAGG GCTTTTCATTGCCGAAGCGGAAAAGCATACCTATTCAGTAATGC GGTAAATATAACTTTTGGACCTCATGAGGAGAGGATGATGCTTTCTGGAATGCACACAGTAGCAGAtatattttgttgttgttgtgggcAGATTGTTGGCTGGAAATAT GAGGCAGCCCATGAGAAAAGCCAGAAGTATAAAGAAGGGAAATATGTCCTTGAAAG AGGCAGGATTGTTGATGGAGTTGACTCTGAGTTCTATATTGATACTCGTCCAAGCATGAGTGATGCTGAAGACGCATAA
- the LOC138873222 gene encoding uncharacterized protein — protein sequence MKDFLTAEDYELWTIVNRGPVIPTKQNGKNKNVPKDSSEFVAADFRMIEKNAKTKKILIYGLSPDEYNRIYAYSNAKEIWDALQTAYERTNQVKRSRIELLMRNYELFSMKES from the coding sequence ATGAAGGATTTCCTAACGGCTGAGGACTATGAACTATGGACAATAGTGAATCGAGGACCAGTAATTCCCACCAAACAAAatgggaaaaataaaaatgttccTAAAGACTCTTCTGAATTTGTGGCGGCAGACTTCAGGATGATAGAAAAGAATGCAAAGACGAAGAAGATTCTCATCTATGGACTTAGTCCTGATGAGTATAACAGGATATATGCTTACTCCAATGCAAAAGAGATCTGGGATGCACTTCAAACTGCTTACGAAAGAACCAATCAAGTGAAGAGATCAAGAATTGAGTTGCTCATGAGAAACTATGAGCTCTTCTCCATGAAGGAGTCCTAA
- the LOC104242503 gene encoding uncharacterized protein, with protein sequence MGSRKSSSKKKSSKKKRPKISSKIRKRKSRRNKSKKFSSSEDDTSSSASSDYSSSPQSLSSSSEDDYSRKSRRHSRDVKHLKKRTRRRSSSRDVNGGSPLVKKRKRSNRKGLDYGRKVQKKKRRRHASISSKSSDSRSCSSCRCENSISSRGSDCTSGSKDIDQKSPRIKSRKGMKEKRICNEPSIEKRSGSRGPSCSSCNHQSCSCNTTHSGTGYVEEKNPKRLRSVIIVPEKTYEKEGDEQGTDMLKEESLNKHHGCPSCRNHDNNDLESKRKLASCSCFSSNQTMQVENLIIVDAVPPNSETIGPTKVGGIIDPHPNKVKEVSHNNGGEGGVSDSNANSGFEDLETLLRKKALENLQKFRKELQTNLKSGAKEKKNDSDVNRLSPPKTEVLPYKYLEQENKEGLALNQVIGCRNKLVTNEEFPHSTKIEINTAVEENNGKRTGYIKESITQPADRSALSRSPEKEDHTAAPVHIDESEPGKPSCITTVQTYKREDSLASQRNINKTPDPLRPGVLSTGTSDNLGIGAVNTSIRPNVETTSGVRSTSEGLTSKHQPDAKDGSQFEQKTMSVMRGGEMVQVNYKVYIPKRAPALARRQLKR encoded by the exons ATGGGAAGCCGGAAGTCTTCGTCCAAgaaaaaatcttccaaaaagaAGAGGCCCAAAATTTCCTCTAAG ATCCGGAAGAGAAAAAGCAGAAGAAACAAATCCAAGAAGTTTTCCAGTTCTGAGGATGACACGTCATCTTCTGCTTCCTCCGATTATTCTAGCAGTCCACAGTCTTTGTCCTCTAGTTCAGAGGATGATTATAGTAGGAAAAGTCGTAGGCACTCACGTGATGTGAAACACTTGAAGAAAAGAACTCGGAGAAGATCCTCAAGCCGAGATGTCAATGGGGGTTCACCCCttgtaaagaaaagaaaaaggtcaaaTAGAAAGGGTCTTGATTATGGGAGGAAAGTGCAGAAGAAGAAGCGAAGGAGACATGCTAGTATTAGCTCCAAAAGCAGTGACTCAAGAAGTTGTTCTAGTTGCCGATGTGAAAATAGTATTAGCTCCAGAGGAAGTGATTGTACTAGTGGTAGTAAGGATATTGATCAGAAGAGTCCCAGGATTAAGTCAAGAAAAGGGatgaaagaaaagagaatttGTAATGAGCCAAGCATTGAAAAGAGGAGTGGAAGTAGGGGGCCAAGTTGTTCTTCATGTAATCATCAATCATGTTCTTGTAATACTACTCACAGTGGGACGGGATATGTGGAAGAGAAAAATCCTAAGCGCTTAAGATCTGTTATTATTGTTCCAGAAAAGACATACGAGAAAGAGGGAGACGAACAGGGAACAGATATGCTTAAGGAAGAGAGTTTGAATAAGCATCATGGTTGCCCTTCCTGCAGAAACCATGACAATAATGACCTGGAAAGTAAAAGGAAATTAGCTTCTTGTTCTTGTTTCTCGTCTAATCAAACAATGCAGGTTGAAAATTTGATAATAGTTGATGCAGTTCCTCCCAATAGTGAAACTATTGGCCCCACAAAAGTTGGTGGTATTATAGATCCTCATCCAAATAAAGTCAAGGAAGTAAGTCACAATAATGGAGGTGAGGGTGGGGTTTCTGATAGTAATGCTAATTCAGGTTTCGAGGATCTTGAGACTCTCTTAAGGAAAAAGGCATTGGAGAACTTGCAGAAGTTCCGTAAAGAGCTTCAAACAAATTTGAAATCTGGTGCCAAGGAAAAGAAGAATGACAGTGATGTTAATCGGTTATCTCCTCCAAAGACTGAGGTTCTACCGTACAAGTACCTGGAACAGGAAAATAAAGAGGGATTGGCTTTAAATCAAGTTATAGGATGTAGAAACAAGCTTGTAACTAATGAGGAGTTTCCTCATTCCACAAAGATTGAGATAAATACTGCAGTTGAAGAGAACAACGGAAAACGAACTGGATACATTAAGGAGAGTATTACGCAACCTGCTGATAGATCAGCGCTCTCACGGAGTCCAGAAAAGGAGGACCATACCGCTGCACCAGTTCATATCGATGAATCGGAACCTGGTAAACCATCATGTATTACCACAGTACAGACATATAAAAGGGAAGATTCATTGGCTTCCCAGAGAAACATAAATAAAACACCAGATCCTTTGAGACCTGGAGTTCTTAGCACCGGGACCAGCGATAACTTAGGCATCGGAGCTGTTAATACCAGTATCCGTCCTAATGTAGAAACCACTTCTGGTGTCAGATCCACATCTGAAGGACTTACTTCAAAACACCAGCCAGATGCCAAGGATGGCTCTCAGTTCGAACAAAAGACCATGTCTGTAATGAGGGGTGGTGAAATGGTACAG GTAAACTACAAGGTTTACATCCCTAAGAGGGCTCCTGCTCTAGCCAGGAGACAACTCAAGCGGTGA
- the LOC104242504 gene encoding uncharacterized protein translates to MTMVLSSLRDHFVKHLSCTNATTSIITSRFFTVRRVRRLIPFIHFSNSNSALSKENYQHRKHIQTVAQFSTLPSASSEATASDSFTSPYLSVRICCQKDVADMLSEALLCFGASSTTVDAEESSERSDEIIITSIFSVCKDVKDCVSLAADSIGLQKIPSFEVAMHDHTNWIKVTQESFHPVEVSDGLWVVPEWTTPPDLQATNIILNPGLAFGTGEHPTTKLCLLLLRDLIRGGELFLDYGTGSGVLAIAALKFGAIFSVGFDIDPQAITSARYNATINNIGHEKLLLSLVPGKGSLPSADFDSSMDIGETAYDAEVLNKMGNYDVVVANILLNPLLELADQIVSYAKPGATVALSGIISEQIPRILEKYSPYLENLTVSKMDNWACISGLKK, encoded by the exons ATGACAATGGTTTTAAGTTCTCTTCGCGATCATTTCGTCAAACACCTTTCCTGCACTAACGCTACCACTAGCATCATCACCAGTCGTTTTTTCACAGTCCGCCGCGTTCGCAGGCTAATTCCGTTCATTCACTTTTCTAACTCCAATTCTGCACTTTCAAAAGAAAATTACCAGCACCGGAAGCACATCCAGACTGTAGCCCAATTTTCCACCTTACCGTCTGCTTCTTCGGAGGCTACAGCTAGTGATTCGTTCACTTCTCCTTACCTCTCTGTTCGCATTTGCTGTCAAAAGGATGTAGCT GATATGCTCTCAGAGGCTCTTTTATGTTTCGGAGCCAGTTCAACTACTGTGGATGCAGAAGAAAGCAGTGAGAGAAGTGATGAG ATAATCATTACTTCCATCTTTTCTGTATGCAAAGATGTGAAAGACTGCGTTTCACTTGCTGCTGATTCTATAGGGTTGCAAAAAATACCTAGTTTTGAAGTTGCGATGCATGACCACACTAATTGGATAAAAGTTACACAG GAATCATTTCATCCCGTGGAAGTTTCTGATGGACTCTGGGTGGTGCCTGAATGGACAACTCCTCCA GATCTTCAAGCAACAAATATAATTCTAAATCCTGGCTTGGCATTTGGAACTGGGGAGCACCCAACAACTAAGTTGTGTCTCCTCCTGCTGCGTGATTTGATAAGAGGGGGTGAACTCTTCTTGGACTATGGAACTGGTTCTGGTGTTCTAGCAATTGCAGCTCTTAAG TTTGGTGCAATCTTTTCAGTTGGTTTTGATATAGATCCCCAGGCAATTACATCTGCTCGATATAATGCTACTATAAACAACATTGGACATGAGAAGTTACTTTTAAGTCTTGTTCCTGGCAAAGGAAGTCTTCCCTCTGCAGATTTTGATTCAAGTATGGACATCGGTGAAACTGCCTATGATGCAGAAGTTTTAAATAAGATGGGAAACTATGACGTCGTTGTGGCAAACATACTATTGAATCCTCTGCTTGAGCTGGCAGATCAGATTGTGTCCTATGCAAAGCCTGGTGCAACTGTTGCTCTTTCAGGGATCATATCTGAGCAG ATTCCTCGGATCCTAGAAAAGTATTCACCATACCTGGAGAACCTTACAGTTTCAAAGATGGACAACTGGGCTTGCATAAGTGGCTTAAAGAAATGA